The genomic stretch AACAGTTGCGCTCATTTTTCAGGTAGCCTTAAGTCGGCGGCATCAATTATCCAGCAAATCAGCCCAGGTTTCCGGCTGTGTCCATACAATGCGCGGTACGTTCAGGTGGCGGTTATGTGGCGCATCGTAGAGGCGGTGTTGCCACAGGGGCGGCAGGCTGCCTTCGATAGTCGGTTTGTCGTCGATGAGGATGTCGCCGCGCACCCAGGTTTTGTCTTTGGCGATAATCACGCGCCGTGTCCATCCTGCGCCCAAGTGTTGTTCCACCCAGGCGATTTTCTCGCCGGCGCAGTAGCGGTATTGGTTGACCGGCGCGGTACAGATGCGCACGTCGTGGCCGGCAGCCAAAAGGGCGTGGGCAGCTTCCACTGCGCCGGGCATGGACGGCAGGCTTTCGAAAAACCCGACTGCGCCGTAGAGCTCGGCTGCGTGCGGGCGCAGGTGCTCGGGTAGGCGGTCGCGGATGTAGAAAATGTGTTCTTTGCCTTCTATCGGCGCGTCTTCGCCGAAGCGGCCGCGCCAATGGCGGCGGAATCCGCTTTTAAAGTCGGCGAGCACATTGTCTTGGTCGAGCAGGATGAGCATGGCGGACTTTCTGTGGTGTGTTGGGATGAGACTGGCTGAAAAGTTAGTAGCTCGATTATAAGGTTTTATCGGGCATCTAGGTTTGGGCTGTTAATTTTCAAACGCTAATGCCTGGTTGCCTGAATTTGTGGCATTGTCTGTTGGGCTGAAAAGGCTACCTGAAATTTCAGGTAGCCTTTGTTCTGTTTGCCCTAATCAATCCGGTAGTGCAGCAATCGATAGGCATGGCGGATTTTAGGAAATAGGCGCATGAGCCAGTAGTTGAGGCCGATGTCTTTGGCTTCGGGGAAATCGGTCATGCGTTTGGCGGACACGAGATGGAGGTTGGCGGCCCAGCTTTCCATTTGACGGTCGTCGTCGCAGGCGAAATCGAAGCGGGCGCGGGCGTGTTTGAGGGCGTCGTGTTGGTCGGAATGCTTCACCATAAACGTGCCGGCCACGTCGAAGGCGATTTCGCCGCGGAAGCGTTGGGCAAGCTGTTGGAACAGTTCGCGCACTTGGGCTTCGGCAAAATACATCAGCACGCCTTCGAGGATAAAGAACACGGGGGCGGCGGGGTGGCTTTGGCGCAGCTGTTCCATCCAGTCAGTGTCGAATGCGGAGGCGGGGATGAGGGTTTCGTTGGCTTGCGGCGGCAGCAGTGTTTCGCGCAGGGCGATGACGTCGGGCAGGTCGAGCTGGTAGAAAGGGGTATGGTCGGCGGTACTGCCGAGCCGCTCGCGGCGGCTGTCGAGCCCGCAGCCGAGGATGGCAACGATGCCTTCTGGGTATCGGCGGATGAAGTCGGCGGCCACTTGGTCGAAGTAGCGGGCGCGCAGGGCTGTGCCTACGCGGCTGTTGCGGGCAGTGCGGAATCGGGCGAAGTCGTAGTCGATTTGCGGCACAAGGCGCAGGGCGGCGAGGTCGTTCAGTATCGGCCGGCTTTGCTGTGCATCGAGGTATTTCATGTAGAGCGGAATCAGCAGGGTTTCGCTGACGGCGTTTTGGATTTTTAGCATAGCATCTCTCCTGAACTGGGCTGCCTGCAGGCGTTTCCTTAAACGGAGATTTGAGCTGTATAGAAACTGGGTTGCAGCTCTGCTTTCAGGTAGCCTGTTGGACTAAATAGAAATGAGAATCTTGCAGAATAGATTGTACACCCGAATAAGCAGCTTGAGATGATGTGAAAGGCTACCTGAAAGCCCCAAGGCCGCCTATCCAGATAGGCTGAAGCAATAAGTGCGTTGGCTATATTGGGGAAGAATGCTGGCTGCTCTCCGCAGAGTTTTTAGGTAGCCGTTCTGCTTGAAAACCAAGCCAAACCGCCCAACTAGCAAAGTGTTGCTGATGTGGCAACTGTGCGTATACCGAATACACCTGCCGCTTCAGGCTACCTGAAACTCACACCCCGAAAGGAATCCAACATGAACCCCGTCTTCCAGCCCTACACCTTCAACAACGGTGCCACTGTTCCCAACCGCCTCGCCGTCGCCCCCTTGACCCATTTTTCCTCCGATGAAAACGGCCATATTACCGACCAAGAGCGCACGTTTTTGCAAAACCGCTTCAACGGTTTCGGCCTGTTTATCGCCGCCGCCACGTTGGTGCAGGCAAACGGCAAAGCCTTTGAAGGCCAACCCTACGCCATAAATGAGGACGACCTGCCCAGCTTGCGCGAAGTTGCCCAAATCGCCCAAACGCAAGGCGCGAAAGCCATCCTGCAAATCCATCACGGCGGCAAATCCGCCCTCAAAGAACTCTGCGGTGACACCGTCGCCCCGTCCGCCGATGAAGCCACGGGTGCGCGCGAAATGACCACCGCCGAAATCGAGCAGCTCATCGCCGCCTATGCCAATGCCGCCACCCTCGCGGTGCAGGCCGGATTTGACGGTGTGGAAATCCATGGTGCAAACGGCTATCTGCTGCAACAATTCGTGTCCGCCCAAACCAACCGCCGCACCGACGAATGGGGTGGCAGCCTGCACAACCGCCTGCGCTTCCCGCTGGCCGTGGTCGATGCGGTGGCCGCCGCCGTCAAAGCGCACGCCAAACCAGAGTTCATCTTGGGCTACCGTTTCTCGCCCGAAGAGCCTGGTGAACACGGCATTACCATGGCGGAAACTTTCGCACTCGTGGACGCGCTGGTGCAAAAACCGCTGCAATATCTGCACGTTTCGCTGTGGGACTTCTACAAACACGCCCGACGCGGCGCAGACACTAACCGCGCCCGCATGGAACTGCTGCACGAGCGCATTGCTGGCCGCCTGCCCTTAATCGGCGTGGGCAACCTTTACACCGGTAGCGACATCGCCAAAGCGTTTAACACCGGCTGGGCGGAGTTCATCGCGTTGGGAAAAACCGTGCTGATTAACCCCGATTTGGCCGATTTGCTGCGCGAAAACCGCGATACCAACATCCAAACCGACCTTGACCCCGACCGCGCCGACCACTACCGCCTGCCCGACGCGCTGTGGCAACGCTGCCTGACCAACTCGCCGTGGCTGCCGCCGGTGAAAGGGATGGAACGGCAGATTGTGGATATTTGAGTGTTTTAGACGGTCTGAACATGAAAAAGCAGCCTGCACATTAAAGTGCAGGCTGCTTTTTAGGTTTTCAGGTAGCCTCAACCCCGCATCAAAGCAACGCCCGTCTCACCGCCTCCTGCCCTTGTTGGTCCAGCCGCAGGAATTGGTTGATGATGCGTTCGGCATCGGGCGTGTCGGCGGCGGAAAACAACGATTGCACGTAATCGTTTGCAGGCTGCTTTTTGATTTCTTCGGGCGTACCGATTTGTACCAGTTTGCCGTTATGCATTACACCGATACGGCATGCAAGTTTCGCTGCTTCCTGCATATCGTGGGTAACGAAAACGATAGTGGTGCCAAATTTTTGGTGAATCATAGCAATTTGGTCTTGCAGCACGGTGCGCACCAGTGGGTCGAGCGCGGAAAACGGTTCATCCATCAGCAGCACTTGGGGCTTGGCGGCAATGGCGCGCAAAATGCCGATGCGCTGCTGTTCGCCGCCGGAAAGTTCGTGCGGATAGCGGTCGCGGTAGTGTGCAGGGTCAAGTTCCACCAGCTCCAACAATTCATTCACACGCGTTTTGCGTTCTGCTTTCGGCCAGCCCAGTACGTCTGGCATGAGTTCGATGTTTTCCGCCACAGTCATAGTGGGAAAGAGCGCGATTTGCTGTAATACGTAACCAATTTGGTGGCGGAGCTGGCGGATGTCGTAGTCTTTAATCCGTTTGCCGTGCAGATAAACGTTGCCATCGGTCGGTTCAATTAGCGCGTTAATCATGCGCAGGGTGGTAGATTTGCCGCTGCCGGAGCCGCCCACCAGCACGAAGAATTCGCCCTGGTGGATGGTGAGGTTCAGTTCGCTCACGGCGGCATGGCTGTCGTAGTGTTTGCTGACGTTTTTGAATTCAATCAGCAGGGTTAATTCAGGCGGCGGGGTCATTGACTAAACCTTATTGATGGTGCGATAGATGACGGCAAAGGGTCGGTGTTGAATCTGATTAATAGT from Eikenella exigua encodes the following:
- a CDS encoding 5' nucleotidase, NT5C type, coding for MLILLDQDNVLADFKSGFRRHWRGRFGEDAPIEGKEHIFYIRDRLPEHLRPHAAELYGAVGFFESLPSMPGAVEAAHALLAAGHDVRICTAPVNQYRYCAGEKIAWVEQHLGAGWTRRVIIAKDKTWVRGDILIDDKPTIEGSLPPLWQHRLYDAPHNRHLNVPRIVWTQPETWADLLDN
- a CDS encoding class I SAM-dependent methyltransferase, yielding MLKIQNAVSETLLIPLYMKYLDAQQSRPILNDLAALRLVPQIDYDFARFRTARNSRVGTALRARYFDQVAADFIRRYPEGIVAILGCGLDSRRERLGSTADHTPFYQLDLPDVIALRETLLPPQANETLIPASAFDTDWMEQLRQSHPAAPVFFILEGVLMYFAEAQVRELFQQLAQRFRGEIAFDVAGTFMVKHSDQHDALKHARARFDFACDDDRQMESWAANLHLVSAKRMTDFPEAKDIGLNYWLMRLFPKIRHAYRLLHYRID
- a CDS encoding NADH-dependent flavin oxidoreductase — translated: MNPVFQPYTFNNGATVPNRLAVAPLTHFSSDENGHITDQERTFLQNRFNGFGLFIAAATLVQANGKAFEGQPYAINEDDLPSLREVAQIAQTQGAKAILQIHHGGKSALKELCGDTVAPSADEATGAREMTTAEIEQLIAAYANAATLAVQAGFDGVEIHGANGYLLQQFVSAQTNRRTDEWGGSLHNRLRFPLAVVDAVAAAVKAHAKPEFILGYRFSPEEPGEHGITMAETFALVDALVQKPLQYLHVSLWDFYKHARRGADTNRARMELLHERIAGRLPLIGVGNLYTGSDIAKAFNTGWAEFIALGKTVLINPDLADLLRENRDTNIQTDLDPDRADHYRLPDALWQRCLTNSPWLPPVKGMERQIVDI
- a CDS encoding ABC transporter ATP-binding protein, which produces MTPPPELTLLIEFKNVSKHYDSHAAVSELNLTIHQGEFFVLVGGSGSGKSTTLRMINALIEPTDGNVYLHGKRIKDYDIRQLRHQIGYVLQQIALFPTMTVAENIELMPDVLGWPKAERKTRVNELLELVELDPAHYRDRYPHELSGGEQQRIGILRAIAAKPQVLLMDEPFSALDPLVRTVLQDQIAMIHQKFGTTIVFVTHDMQEAAKLACRIGVMHNGKLVQIGTPEEIKKQPANDYVQSLFSAADTPDAERIINQFLRLDQQGQEAVRRALL